The genomic region CGCCGCCACCGCTACCACCGCGCCGCCGCCACCGCCCTGGCCATCGGCTTCCTCCTGGCCGCCACACCCGCCCGCCGCGCCGGCCAAACCCTCGAAGAATTCGGCGGCTGGTACAGCGTCCTGGCATGGGCGCTACTGACCAGCATCTTCATCGCCCTGGCCTACAAGCTGCTGCACATGGTGATCAACGAGCTGCTGCGCCCCGCCGCCAAACCCCGCGAACGCCTCATCGCCATCAGCGGCATCGCCGTCGGTATCGCCGTCGGAAGCACCAGCATCGACGCCGTCATCCTGGCCACCCTCGAAGAACTCGACTGGGTCCACAGCGTCGACTTCCGGCTCACCCTGCACGGCTCCAACATCTTCTGGGAAACAGTCGGCGTCAGCGCACTCGCCGCCGTGCCGGCCGTCAGAGCGCTCTTCGCACGCGTCGGCCTCGACGCCACCAGCCGCCACTGGCGCCAGCTCCAACCCTTGCGCGCCAGCATGACTGAGGCCGTCCCAGCCAGCGCCTTCGAACTGCGCACACCCAACCCGCGCCGCCAGAAGTCCTCCCTGGACTTGCATCAGACCACCGTCCAGATCCGCGACGCGATCCTGCAGCTGCGCGGCTACTTCCACGACGTCGACGACGCCCGGGCCGAGCGCTTCATCACCCAGTTCTCCATCCCGACCAGCCGACGCGAACCCGCCCTCGCGGCACTGCAACTGGCCCACGCCGTCCGCACCAAGGCCGCCGGCGCCCAACCCGTACCCGTCGACTCCTCCGTCATCCTCAAGTCCCGATCGACCAACCTCGAAGACGAAACCGCCGAACTGCTGCGCCTGGCCCGGTGGTGGCCTCAAGCACAACAAGCCACCCAACACAGCCCCCAGCCCAGCACGACACCGAGATGAGCCCATCAGCCATGTCCACCAACACTTCCGCGACGCTGCCCCACCCCCGCTGGCGCATGCCGATCATCGGAGATCTCCTCACCATCGACCTCGCCAAACCCTGCCAGGGCCTGGCCAAGGACAACGTCGCCCGCGGCGGCATCGTCGAACAACGCATCTTCGACGTCCCCGTCATCGTGCTGTCTGACCCCGCCCTGATCGACGACGTCAACGACGAAACCACGTGGGAAAAACACGTCGGGCACTCACTGCGCAAACTGCGCCCCCTCGGCGGCGACGGCCTGTTCACCGCCTACAACCACGAACCCAACTGGCGCACCGCCCACAACGTGCTCATGCCGGCCTTCACCAAGACCGCCATGGAGTCCTACCACCCCACCATGCTGGCCACCATCGGCGAACTCACCGACGCCTGGGCCAACCGCGCCGGCAACGACGCCTGGATCGACATCCCCAACGAAGCAAACCGGCTCACCACCGAGATCGTCGCCCGCGCCGGCATCAGCCACTCCTTCAACAAGCTCGACGACCCCACCGACGACCCCTTCATCGCCACCGTCCTGCGCGAGCTGAAGTACGCCAACCGCCGCACCGACGCAATCCCGCTCTACGAGAAGCTCTTCGGGAAAGCTCAGCGCCGCCAGCACCTGCAAGACAAAGCAGCCCTGCGCGCGCAGATCGCCACCATCATCAACGACCGCCGCAACGCCGGCCCCCGCACCGCCGACGGCGCCGACATGCTCGACATCATGCTCAACTCCGCCGACCCCGAGACCGGCCGAACCCTCGACGACGACAACATCACCAACCAGATCCTGACCCTGCTCGTCGCCGGCAGCGAAACCTCAGCCAACGCCATCGGCTTCGCCCTGCACTTCCTGGCCCACCACCCCGACATCGCCGCGGCCGCCCGCGCCGAGATCGACCAACGCTGGCCCGACCGCGACTTCCCCGGCATCGCCTTCGACGACGTCGCCCCGATGCGCCACCTGCGCCGCATCGTCGACGAAACCCTGCGACTGTGGCCGGTGGCCCCCGGCTACTTCCGCCAAGCCAAGACCGACACCACCATCGGCGACGGCAAGTACCACTTCGCCGCCGGCGACTGGGTCTTCGTCCTACTCCTGGCCGCCCACCGCGACCCCAACACCTGGGGCCCCGACGCCGACCAGTTCCGTCCAGACCGCTTCCTGCCCGACAACATCCGCAAGCTGCCCCCACACGTCTACAAGCCCTTCGGCGTCGGCGCACGGGCCTGCATCGGCCGCCAGTTCGCCCTCCACGAGATCATGCTGACCCTGGCCACTGTCCTGCATCAGTTCGACCTCGAACCCGAACCCGGTTACGAGCTGAAAGTCTCCGAAACCCTCACCCTCAAGCCCGACGAACTGCGCCTGCGCCTGCACCGCCGCACCACCTAGAGTCTCCGGCCCAACCCGTTGGTTGCACGGTGGCGCC from Mycobacterium sp. MS1601 harbors:
- a CDS encoding DUF6545 domain-containing protein; the protein is MVINELLRPAAKPRERLIAISGIAVGIAVGSTSIDAVILATLEELDWVHSVDFRLTLHGSNIFWETVGVSALAAVPAVRALFARVGLDATSRHWRQLQPLRASMTEAVPASAFELRTPNPRRQKSSLDLHQTTVQIRDAILQLRGYFHDVDDARAERFITQFSIPTSRREPALAALQLAHAVRTKAAGAQPVPVDSSVILKSRSTNLEDETAELLRLARWWPQAQQATQHSPQPSTTPR
- a CDS encoding cytochrome P450, which produces MSTNTSATLPHPRWRMPIIGDLLTIDLAKPCQGLAKDNVARGGIVEQRIFDVPVIVLSDPALIDDVNDETTWEKHVGHSLRKLRPLGGDGLFTAYNHEPNWRTAHNVLMPAFTKTAMESYHPTMLATIGELTDAWANRAGNDAWIDIPNEANRLTTEIVARAGISHSFNKLDDPTDDPFIATVLRELKYANRRTDAIPLYEKLFGKAQRRQHLQDKAALRAQIATIINDRRNAGPRTADGADMLDIMLNSADPETGRTLDDDNITNQILTLLVAGSETSANAIGFALHFLAHHPDIAAAARAEIDQRWPDRDFPGIAFDDVAPMRHLRRIVDETLRLWPVAPGYFRQAKTDTTIGDGKYHFAAGDWVFVLLLAAHRDPNTWGPDADQFRPDRFLPDNIRKLPPHVYKPFGVGARACIGRQFALHEIMLTLATVLHQFDLEPEPGYELKVSETLTLKPDELRLRLHRRTT